From Poecile atricapillus isolate bPoeAtr1 chromosome Z, bPoeAtr1.hap1, whole genome shotgun sequence, one genomic window encodes:
- the LOC131592576 gene encoding endonuclease domain-containing 1 protein-like, whose amino-acid sequence MLGLLLLQVLASCLWLGHSKVVNSFADCPEFFYAGTTPNDALHPQNPAWICQRYRNSSHYATLYDRDRRIPVYSAYKYHPGPAKRPHVWWFVEPQLIGKNDLQEIERESVLINQHKFTLDQIKKSQAVLDDYDKKTGLTRGHLNPNGHMDSKENKTATFSLTNIVPQDKSLNDGQWNKYESKTMTEMSKDCTTTYVITGAVPGSTNVAGGRVNRPSHIWSAACCLVGTQPKKSWGVIAENNKNQVENHSLGELENRLTSLYGERRVTLFNSACPREQASLP is encoded by the exons ggctgctgctgctgcaggtgttgGCGAGCTGCCTCTGGCTGGGACACAGCAAGGTGGTGAACTCCTTTGCAGATTGTCCTGAGTTTTTCTATGCAGGAACCACCCCAAATGATGCCCTGCACCCACAGAACCCAGCCTGGATCTGTCAACGCTATAGAAACTCGTCTCACTATGCCACCCTGTACGACAGAGACAGGAGAATTCCAGTGTACTCTGCTTACAAATATCACCCTGGACCTGCCAAAAGACCTCATGTGTGGTGGTTTGTTGAGCCGCAG CTGATAGGTAAAAATGATCTTCAAGAGATTGAAAGAGAATCAGTCCTCATAAATCAACACAAGTTCACCTTAGACCAAATCAAAAAGAGCCAGGCTGTCCTTGACGACTATGACAAAAAGACGGGTTTGACCCGTGGCCATTTGAACCCCAATGGCCATATGGATAGTAAAGAGAACAAGACGGCTACCTTCTCCCTCACCAATATAGTGCCCCAGGACAAAAGTCTCAATGATGGCCAGTGGAACAAGTACGAGTCTAAAACAATGACCGAAATGAGCAAGGACTGTACAACCACCTACGTCATCACGGGAGCTGTGCCTGGAAGCACCAATGTTGCCGGTGGGAGGGTTAACAGACCCAGCCACATCTGGTCAGCTGCCTGCTGCCTGGTGGGAACACAGCCCAAGAAGTCTTGGGGGGTCATCGCTGAGAACAACAAGAACCAGGTGGAGAACCACAGCCTGGGGGAGCTGGAGAACAGGTTGACTTCACTCTATGGGGAGAGAAGGGTTACTCTGTTCAACAGTGCCTGTCCCCGGGAGCAAGCCTCACTTCCTTGA
- the LOC131572994 gene encoding interleukin-2 receptor subunit alpha-like → MWTSPMELKWLLMWVLFGFIKGENTGICPDLPRPEFADVTAEMYPPQTKLYYKCDPGYDREAGAYQGIQCKSKQQGAVWEYPLFKCFDVKNLLSVAPTMELELTQKPEREPRSPATQKQRDLSESKQKDFCGPPKTVPHASISLPRKYYVGQVLHFKCQTGYDKRPPTSGNRTCKEVNGKIVWTPLDMRCTNDSNQWPPQTIGPGLTLLSSFPVSSGTLPVTGFTAIWFVLLMIPTAFV, encoded by the exons ATGTGGACAAGTCCCATGGAGCTCAAGTGGCTTTTGATGTGGGTCTTGTTTGGATTCATCAAGGGGGAAAATACAG GTATTTGCCCAGATCTTCCAAGGCCTGAATTTGCTGATGTTACTGCTGAAATGTATCCACCACAGACCAAACTGTACTATAAGTGTGACCCTGGCTATGACAGAGAAGCTGGTGCATACCAAGGAATTCAGTGTAAGAGTAAACAGCAGGGTGCTGTTTGGGAATACCCACTATTTAAATGCTTTG ATGTGAAAAATTTGTTGTCAGTGGCTCCCACGATGGAGTTAGAACTTACACAGAAGCCAGAAAGAGAACCAAGGAGCCCTGCAACCCAGAAGCAACGAGACCTTTCAGAGTCCAAACAAAAAG ATTTCTGTGGTCCTCCCAAGACTGTTCCACATGCCTCCATAAGTCTGCCCCGAAAGTATTACGTGGGACAAGTCTTACATTTCAAATGCCAGACAGGTTATGATAAAAGACCCCCCACCTCTGGCAACAGGACGTGCAAGGAGGTGAACGGCAAAATCGTCTGGACCCCCCTTGATATGAGATGCACCAATGACAGCAACCAGTGGCCACCACAGACCATTGGGCCAG GTTTGACTCTTCTGTCCTCTTTCCCTGTTTCCTCAGGGACACTGCCAGTGACAG GTTTTACAGCTATCTGGTTTGTTCTGCTTATGATTCCCACTGCCTTTGTGTGA